In Anopheles arabiensis isolate DONGOLA chromosome 2, AaraD3, whole genome shotgun sequence, the genomic window CAGagtaaaattcatttttccgCTTCTGTTTTTAACACTGCCTCTAGCCATATCCTATCATTTTAGGGGGGAAATGGATTTTAAACATCATGCGAAACCCATTTTTGGTTGAATTTTCATGAAAAGTCTCAAATAATTTACTTGCACACTTCACTGCTGATCGCCAAGCCGGTTTTTCTTTACAGATTGTTGATTAactattgctttttatttgcaaacacaGTAAACACTTCTCAAGATATGTGTTCTTTTAATAGCAAAACCAACCacttctctctcacacacacacacacacacacacacatacggtttCTGTTATCTGTTCTGGTGTGCAAATGGAGAGATCGTGCATGTTATTAAATGTCCCTCAAGCAACTAATGTCGTTACAACACTGTTAAGGGAATCTTCTGCTCCTTTGCATTGCTGTACATTCCCCCCCCCAATAGGGCGCTCGCCTTCCACCTCCAGAAACAGTAAGACCCAGACGAGAGGCgatgatgaaaaaaagatGTATAAATGTTTAGAATACTTCGCTATAATCTCCTCCTCTTAGTGGcattataaatttaaaaacaaacacacgtgtTGTAAAATGCCCCATTTAACACTCTGCACgcaacctcacacacacacacagacacaactaTATAACAAATAGATGGAACCAAAATATTGTACCGTTACGACAACTCTCCCCACACTTTACAATGAAATTTTTCACTGTTgggtgtacaaaaaaaaacattagaaGAACCGTGCGAGGAGAAATGAGATAACAATAAAGAGATACCAAGTACGTACCAATGGCACAATTTGAACTTTAATGATCACGGTGGAAAATGTAATTCGCGAATTAGTgtactatatatatatatgcataTATACTGTAGCATGTATTCATATTGAAGGTTATGCAactgtctgtttgtgtgtttgtctgtgatTCGTCCTGTGACTGCAGATTCGAAGTGATATCTCACAATTTAGGTTGGATTCTTTTCTAAAACGAAAGGCTGCTCCATTGCTgggtgcaacaacaacaaaaactaacaCAACAACATGTACCAAAAACTGCAACACTAACTAATGCTTCATGTAAATATTACAATATGTTTAAGCAATTACTAAACAGCTAACAGGAACGTTAATTTGAAAACACGCCTAAACACAGCCAACAACATACCATTTTAATTCCTAATGTGTCTCCCCACTTTGCAGCTCCGTCCAAGGCCGAACAGGTGCGCGTAGTGCGTGAAACCTTCGACGAGTACGGGTTTGCCAAGACGCCCGCATTTGTGCATCACAACTACACCTCCATGGTTAGGTAAGCGAGAGTACgctaaataaagcaaacatgTATgcccttttctcttttttttgatattaaaatatgttgtgcatCCTTCATCTCTTTACAGCTACATACAAGACCTTGCCAGCAACTACCCGTCCATCACGCATCTGTACACGATCGGCAAATCGGTGCAGGGGCGCGACCTCTGGGTGATGGAAGTGACCGAGCAGCCGGGACAGCACGCGCCCGGCAAGCCGGAGGTGAAGTACATTGCCAACATGCACGGCAACGAGGTGGTTGGCCGGGAGCTGCTGCTCCTTTTTGCGACGTATCTGTGCGAAAACTATAACCGCACGCAGCGCATCACGCGGCTGCTGAACCGCACCCGGCTCCATCTGCTGTTCAGCATGAACCCGGACGGGTACGAGCTGGCCGACATCAGCGACAAGGAGAGCTTGCGCGGTCGCTCGAACGCCAACAACGTCGATCTGAACCGCAACTTTCCGGACCAGTTCGGGCGCAACCAGTACAACGCGCACCAGGAGCCGGAAACGCTCGCCGTCATGAACTGGTCGCTCGCGACACCGTTCGTACTGTCGGCGAACCTGCACGGCGGGGCGCTGGTCGCGAACTACCCGTTCGACGATTCGCCGAAGGACTTTGCGTACTCGAGCGGGTACGGCGATCCGCGGACGGTGAAAAACCCGACGGAAGAGAACGAACTGTTCCAGTATCTGGCACACGTGTACGCAAACGTGAGTGTGGCGCGCGTGGCGGCTGTGTTTTGCTCGCAAGTGTATTGAATTTTCGTGTTCCCATTGCAGTCACACACTACGATGCACCTGGGACGGCCGTGCCCGAGTTTTCTGCGGGAAAACTTCCCCGACGGCATCACGAACGGGGCCGCCTGGTACAGCGTGACGGGCGGCATGCAGGACTGGTCGTACGTGGTTGGCGGTGCGTACGAGCTCACGCTCGAGGTCGGCTGCGACAAGTTCCCTCCCGCCGCGCAGCTGCCCGAGTTTTGGAAGCAAAACCGCGAGGCTTTGCTGCAGTACGTGGAGCAGGCGCAGCACGGCATCACCGGGTACGTGCGCAGCACGATCGGCCATCCGATTGCGCGGGCCAGCGTGCAGGTGAACCAGATCGAGCATGTGACCTACACGACGGCGAACGGTGATTTCTACCGGCTGCTACTGCCCGGCCTGTACAACGTTACGGCCGAGGCGGAGGGCTACGAACCGCAGACGCTGCAGGTGCGCATCCCGCCCGAAGCGGACCGAGCAGTGATCGTCGATTTTCAGCTCATGCGGGACGATCCGCAACACTGGTCGTCGGCGTACGACTACCGGACCCTGGAAAACGTGATCAAAACGCGGTACCATTCGGACGCCGAGCTGAAATCGACCATGGCCGAGTTCGAGAACAAGCACTACAAAACGGTCTCGCTGGAGTTCAGCGGCAATGAGGTGTCGATGGCGTACCCGTCGGTGAAGGTGACCGATAGTGTAAGTTGTAGCTGGGGCGACAGAGTGGATGAAAAGATAAACATTTCAGTAACTGTATTCCTCTCTCCCGGCAGATTGGAACACCGGAAGAGACAAAGCTGCACATCCTGATCATATCGTCCCTCTTTCAAACCGCGGCGATCGGGCGCGAGATGGTGATGAACCTGGCCCGGCACGTTCTGGCGGGCTACTTAATCAAAGAACCGCTGCTCATTAAGCTGCTCGAAAATGCCGTCCTACACTTTGTGCCGGTGAAGAACGATTTCGAGGAAGTAATGGCCCAGTTCCGGGCCAACGCTTCCGTGTGTAATCCGACGCTGCATACGGACGAGCTGGCGGACAAGCTGCTGAATGCGGAAACGGACCACCAGAAGGACATGTTCCTGCGCATGCTGAAGGAGGACGAGTACGATCTGGCTCTTACGTTTGCGGCCGGCGGGCACGATGTGTTGTAAGTGGAAGCGACGACGACCCTTTATCATGTGATTGTCGCTTTACACTCCAATTGTtcacccctctctctctcttttagcTTCCCCAACACGGACGATAAGGTGGCGATCTATTCGCGCTTTGCGGAGAAAATCAAGGGCCACAAGTACCGGCAGGTCGCCAGCACGGACAAGTGCACGGTCGATGCGGGGCAGCTGCACCAGGTCGAGGCGACCCAGCGCGTCACGAACGCCATCCACAAGCTGTACGAGGTGCCGCTGTTTACGATGCAGCTCGGCTGCTGCAAGATGCCGTCCGAACCGGCGATCGCCAGCGTCTGGCGCCAGAATCTGGAGCGCATGATCAACTTCCTGCGCCTGATCGATACGGGCATCCGCGGGTACGTGAAGGACGCTCTGGGTGcaccgctgcgcaaagcgatacTGCGCGTGCGCGGCAACAATCTGATCTACAAGGTAACGCCCAACCTGGCCCACTTCCGCATCGTGCTGCCGTCCGGCTCGATGGAGATCGAAATCAGCTGCTTCAACTACACCTCGCGCATCGTGCCGATCACGCTGGCCGACGATCAGATACTGGATCTGGGCGACGTTGTGATGGAGGTGGCAGCACGGCCGCGGGAAAGCATTGTCGCACCGCCCGTACCGCTGCTGGTGCCGCAAGCGGTGGCGGTGCCGGAAAAGCACCACGACTTTGGTGTGCTCGAACCGAGCAAAACGATGAAAGTGTTCCCGCAGGACGGTGGCGTCGAGGTGAATGCTGTTGTGAGTGGTGAGTTATACGGGGTGGTGAGAGCGTGGTGAAGGTGATTGATTGATTCACTGCCTACCTTGATTCGTCGCTACAGGAATCGTACTGGACGATGGCAATCATCCGCTGCCCGATGCGAAAGTGTACGTAACCGATGCGCATAGCCAGCAGGTGCTGGCCAACGGGCGCACGGGACCGTTGGGCAAGTTCCAGTTTGAGTCACTGTCCGGCACGAAGGACATTGTGGTGCACGCGGAACCGCACGGGTATGAGGCAGGCGAAAAGTAAGttaaaagggaaaaaatgTAGGATAAAATGAATCTTCCGTACTGTAACTTCGAATACCATATTCTCTCCCTTCCCCAGAACCATCCGCCAAGGTCCGCTGGGCGGTGCGACCGGCATCGTGTTCCATCTGACGCGCGACGAGCGCGTGCTCGGCCTGCCGCGGCTCGTATTCGTCATACTGGCCGGGTGCGTCTCGGTCGGCATCATCGTTGCCGGCATCATGTGCTTCATGTACATTCAGGCGCGCCGGCGCGATTCGCGCTACTACTACAACTTCTCGCTGCTGCCGCAGAAGGGCGAACCGAACCGCAAGCTgttcgacgacgacgaagaaaCGGAACTGTTCCGTGCGTCCACGAAAAGTAAGTGCACGTTTTAAGCAGCCGTTGCAAAGGCGCAGCAGCCACTCTGACCAATCACTAAACTTCCCTTTTCTCTCGCAGAGCTGCAGCCATACTACGACGACGAACAGGATCCGATCACCGACACGGATGACGACAGCGAGGAGGAAATCGTGATGCTAAATCCCTCCTTCCGCAACACCATTAGTCAATCGTAGTAACCGGGGGGGCGCTGCTAAGACTTTTGCGCGCTGTGTGCAACACACCGCGCAAAGCCGGTCAATTATCTCCGCGTACCTTTTGAAGCTGCTTTCTACCGAGAAGCGCGGCCCCCGCCCATTCGTTCTGAACGATCGTTCGTAGTAGATGGGCCATTTTAATGACCAACACCCATTACCCCGGGCGACACACCCTCTCCACGGTGGACAACTTGcctttctgctgctgttgaaatCATCGGTATCCAGTAACTAGTAATGTAACTATGACAACGAACACACAAATCGGCGCCACAAACCACAACCCCGGCCCAACTTACTTGCATGACATGGTTGGCTTCTTCTAACAACTTTCATGTGTGATAACCGTCCGATAAGTACAGCCCTCGCGTCCAGAGAGAAGGCAAAAACGCACAGAATCGTCCCAGTCCCAGAGTACTGCATTTGGTTGGTGTTGTTCCCTGGCACAAATTACCTTAAGAGGCAACAGAGAGCAGCCTGACCACACCACTGACAGGCAACATTCGAGCATCATGCTGTgaagaaaacaagaaacagaAGGAAGAGGCAGTAGACAACGTGTAATTAAGAATACATTCCCCAGCGTACAGAGAACCGGCAGGGTAGTAGGCAGAGATGCTCCCATCCATCATTGCTGTGCTGTTTagaataatttatattttatatttttaagtgaAACAAACTCTACTACCTACACTTAATAAACCGCATCaacgttgttgtttgtgtaatTAGCTTTTACCctggttttaattttccatAATCGTCGCCTTGTGATCATACGGGGTATGCCAGGAggtctcatagctgtgggacactttgtTGACTCCTTACGTGAAATgtacttaatgtaatgggaatttgactctatagcacacttgctggacaaatccaataggaagaGTCCAACTTCCAACTTATAAATTTCACTTCCAATacgaaagagtcaaggaagtgttccacaactatgagaacacGTTGAAAACCCGTAATGTGATATTGAAACGTTCTTCCCTCTCTCGTTATGttattcactgttttttttttcacttttttcaaaAGAAGGCTTTATTATTGAAACTTTCATCGTTCTTCCATTGTTTGGGTCTCTATTGCACCGTTGTAATACGTGTTTGTGGTCGCCTTTGCGCATTACGCGAGATGTGTCAATGTTCTTTTACTGTAAAGGTCTTATTGGAATAGCAAAATCGGACAAAAAGGGTTCTTTTTGCAGTGTTTGTTACAAGACTTATTTTtgctttatattttgttttatttttgttgttgtttggcggCGGCCCACAGTTGTTATGGGCTACTTTTAAGTACGGTTTTGGAAGACACCGGAAGGTCAGTGGTCACTTGTTGGTTAATGGATGGTTTTTTCCTCCCTGTACTTCACCACTCCCTTACTCGACTCTTACTTCGAGTGGGGTGGAGGAGAGTGCATGAACGACGAAGGGCGACAATATTCCATGTGTTggtgatcatcatcattcacAGTTCAAAGATGATTTTGCTTCTACGAAACCATTGTATCGCTTTTAAATTAGCTTTAAATCAGTTGTTAGCTAGCATTAAACGCTGAACACTTTTACAAACAGTGGAACAGAGCTGAAACCCGATTTACATGAATCAGTCATTTTTGAAGTCATTAAGAAACAAGCTTTACATCGCAGAGTAGAGTAAACAAATCCTGCTAGTTTATGGATTTACAAGAAGCAGCTTCATGCACCTTGGCTACCAACTTTActgcaaaaaataaaggaGCTACTGAAAACCACATGATCATACGATATTTTGTTTGTCTTCAATTCGTTGTTCtggtcttcttcttttcttatcAAATAGCTTGCAACAGGCAATTATTGAAAAGTTACACTTGAACTCTGTCCTATTTTGTTTACACTACCATTTTTAGACCAATTTGGATGTGTTTCATTTGATGCTATTTTGTTCGTTCAACTATTTAAAGTTCAACAGTGGGGCAAGGGCACACTGTACCATCATCATACCACAagctaacaaaaaacaaccaaacaaagcaaagtttACAAAGGAACCGACCTAGGGGGGAGCTAGAAACaaccaataaaaaaacgacTAATAGTGtactttacacacacacatcatttCCAGGGGGGAGTCGACATTAATATTCTTTCACTGAAATCAATTGCGGGGAAAAACGGGAACAATAAGATGCCTTCTTCTCATAACAAGACCATAATACAGTGATAGAGAGCTCTACACATTTTCCCTTTCAACCATATTTTGTATTATATTTTCCATCGGGTTTCTTTTCACTAGCGGTTCTACCCTCCCCTCCCATGCCCACGGGAGATAGAGCATGGAGAGAAGCGGAAGGGGTTAGCAGCAGCCGCTGTTCGTTCTATTCAGCACCACGGTGATTTCATTgttctaataaaaaaaataataataacgggGATAAAAATGAGAATACGTATTGTTGTGCTTTTGCTGCGTTCCGCCGGGGGGACGATGGGGGATAAAGGATGTTGTTTTAAttggtgcgcgcgcgcgcggaacACACGCGGAATAGTTTAGTTTATTGCAAAGAAGAACGCCAGGCGATGTGATCGtgactggtggtggtggtggtggtggtagtggtgatgGGTTGCGCGCTATTGTAGATAAAAACGGTGCGTGGTGGGGAGGGATGAAAAACGTATCCAAAAAAAGACGACAAAAAACGAGATGAGCGCCACCGTGACAGTGTAGATTTAGTCTTCCTCAGATTCGCTTTCTGTAAAATAATGAGGAAATAGAAATGGAAACACACCATTAGTATTTGAATGATACGTTCCTTTTGAGTGGGCTAAATTTATATCAAAATGTGGAACACTAATAATCTGTATTGCTTAAGCTCTCGTCTTTCTATTTCgggatagaaaaaaaagataagtAGAACTCGCGGCAACTTTACTATCGCATCAATTCAAGAACGAACGCTGCACACCTAGTACAACAATGCAGTCCGTGTTTGCCATGATGCAACTAACCGGACGATTGTCCAAATGAGACAATCGAAACCGTAAACAAAAGCAGCATAACAAGCACATGCACATACCTTCTTCGGCGTTTTGAAGCCACTCAATGAATTTTTTCATCTGTTCAAGGAAGTGCATCTTTCCCTTGTTCGAATGGCCCTCCTTGTACCACTTCAGAATCGAATCTTCCGTGATAACTTCGGCtgcaaatgaagaaaaaagagataaaaacgTAAATgaagtgtgttgtgttgcagcAGCTGTAGTAGCGGGAATAAGAAATAATGCTTACTTTTGTAAAAGAGCAGAACAATCTTCGAAAAGGCTTTCATAAAGTTCATGTTCTCGTAGCAAAACTCCTGCACCTTCAGCAGCAGGGCCATCTCCGACCGGTCCGTGGTGGTGAACGCTTCGAACAGTGGCGTGTAGGTGCGCAGATGTTTCGTTGCCTGTTCCGTGACCAGTTCCTCTTTCTTGTTCCATTCGGCTAGCGACATTACGGTGGACCAAATCTGAAGAGAAAGCACATCGTTCACTTGACTGCATTTAGACATGCACTACAACGGTTACACATGCACAGCGCGCGCCACTATGAGACAAGTAATGCGATTTAAATAGACTGTTCCGATAATATGGTTAAAAGAATGTTGCTCTTTATTGCTAAACGAAGCATTTATTGCTAAACGCTTTGTTGCAAACGATGCAGCAAACatcccaaacacacactaagGGACATGAATGAATATCATATCACTTTTGGCAAACCATTTGGAACCATAGCACGGTAAGGGATCCGCAGAAAATGGATTTGTCTAGGGCCGTAGGCAGGAGGAGCAAGTGGGCGCTATGAGCATGCTGGAAAGGTTATAGAATACTTACGAGACCAACAACTTCATGCTCGGGAATGTTAGATTTCGTCGACATTTCCTTCGTGTCGGCGATAATATCCTTAATTGTCTTGTTATCGTTAATATCATCAACTAGCAGCTGTGAAAAGGAAGATGAAAAAGAGGCCGACCAAACGATTAGATTCATGAAAATAATATCTGTTATTTAAATGCTTAATATAAAACAACGGACACATGTTTGAAATCTAACGCGTTGGACGACATTCAATAGCAAAAACGGATTTTGTACTCCGAATTGCTATCATCCAACGCAGTACGATTTAAATTATGGTTTAATATCCCAGTAACATCATTCTACCACTTGTGGCAGATTGTTAGTCGATAATCAAAGGAGCATATGGACCATTAAAGGTACATTTTTCCATTTGATCGTACAACTTGTTCTGGGAGTAAGCTAAGCTTAGtgctctctttctgtctctcgTAATTTCAACCAGATAGCCAATTTTACTTCTGTCTCAGAGTGAAAAAGCAAGTAAATGCTCATGAGATATGAGAGACCATTTACTGATGCACATGGTTCTGATGACTTTCTTGCACACGATTTCCCACCAAACAGATCGATATGTAGCGATACAATTTAGTTCTACTAACTAATGTGCGTATATCACGGTTTGGGTAAAAAAGGCTCGGTTTCATTTACACAAAAGTTTTTAGCAACATTTAGCATTGTGTACATGCCAACAGAGACATTTATATCGCCGACAAAAAGAAGTTATCGGTAATATGTATGTTAATGCTGTTGACACACTGAAGTATTCTATTGCACACAGTCGACACCTACAAACTGTTTGTATCAGCATAAGTAGGTTCTAATAAGGTgcgttttctttccattcGACCAAATAAGAATAAGATAGAGCTGCACATCAACTTAACTTACTCGCCGAAGCATTAACGTGATCGTACACGACCAATGCATTGTTTCCTTACCTGCGTCAGTTCTCGTTTCGCTTCCTGGCTCGCCTGATTCATGTGGAGCTTGAAGATGTCGGCCAGATCCTTCTCGACGAGCACCGTCTTGAGGTAGTCCTCGTTGCGCTT contains:
- the LOC120894160 gene encoding carboxypeptidase D translates to MGKVKLSLLVAAVVAVNCCCLSVYGYTVQNVNRAADGSHDLDESFLQQPHYRSNNELLDLLAHLQKDYPELAKVHTIGQSREGVPLSVLEIRPNVNRPRPLLMPMFKYVGNMHGDETVGRELLLYLAQYLLSNYGRDPEVSALVNETAIYLMPTMNPDGYERSKEGVCESPPDYVGRYNAANVDLNRDFPDRFDDERTRHQRMRNRQPETVAVMNWILNNPFVLSANLHGGAVVASYPYDNSIHHHDCCEESRTPDNKFFRYAALTYAENHPVMRQGRDCNETFPSGITNGAYWYELSGGMQDFNYVYSNCFEVTLELSCCKFPFARELPREWNKNKRSLLEYMKLVHVGVKGLVTDSAGYPIKDADVIVSGIDRNMRTSERGEYWRLLTPGQYNVRVEAVGYYPSEPVTVQVKVDQPLQVNFSLKSYDTQEAPSKAEQVRVVRETFDEYGFAKTPAFVHHNYTSMVSYIQDLASNYPSITHLYTIGKSVQGRDLWVMEVTEQPGQHAPGKPEVKYIANMHGNEVVGRELLLLFATYLCENYNRTQRITRLLNRTRLHLLFSMNPDGYELADISDKESLRGRSNANNVDLNRNFPDQFGRNQYNAHQEPETLAVMNWSLATPFVLSANLHGGALVANYPFDDSPKDFAYSSGYGDPRTVKNPTEENELFQYLAHVYANSHTTMHLGRPCPSFLRENFPDGITNGAAWYSVTGGMQDWSYVVGGAYELTLEVGCDKFPPAAQLPEFWKQNREALLQYVEQAQHGITGYVRSTIGHPIARASVQVNQIEHVTYTTANGDFYRLLLPGLYNVTAEAEGYEPQTLQVRIPPEADRAVIVDFQLMRDDPQHWSSAYDYRTLENVIKTRYHSDAELKSTMAEFENKHYKTVSLEFSGNEVSMAYPSVKVTDSIGTPEETKLHILIISSLFQTAAIGREMVMNLARHVLAGYLIKEPLLIKLLENAVLHFVPVKNDFEEVMAQFRANASVCNPTLHTDELADKLLNAETDHQKDMFLRMLKEDEYDLALTFAAGGHDVFFPNTDDKVAIYSRFAEKIKGHKYRQVASTDKCTVDAGQLHQVEATQRVTNAIHKLYEVPLFTMQLGCCKMPSEPAIASVWRQNLERMINFLRLIDTGIRGYVKDALGAPLRKAILRVRGNNLIYKVTPNLAHFRIVLPSGSMEIEISCFNYTSRIVPITLADDQILDLGDVVMEVAARPRESIVAPPVPLLVPQAVAVPEKHHDFGVLEPSKTMKVFPQDGGVEVNAVVSGIVLDDGNHPLPDAKVYVTDAHSQQVLANGRTGPLGKFQFESLSGTKDIVVHAEPHGYEAGEKTIRQGPLGGATGIVFHLTRDERVLGLPRLVFVILAGCVSVGIIVAGIMCFMYIQARRRDSRYYYNFSLLPQKGEPNRKLFDDDEETELFRASTKKLQPYYDDEQDPITDTDDDSEEEIVMLNPSFRNTISQS